A genome region from Chthonomonas sp. includes the following:
- the glyS gene encoding glycine--tRNA ligase subunit beta encodes MPELVFELGCEELPAGSVARASHDLARHIETALAEAGIGFERTETFATPRRLIVIMQGIDLRQPDRNTTNRGPALSSAFDADGNPTKALEGFCRGQGISPAEVRREGDYVWVDKVVAGRPSAEVLAEVLPASVRSLTFDKTMRWGASRMRFARPIRWIVAVFDGQIVNFDIEGVVSGGESRGHRFYAPQPFPVRTGGQFIRDLEAHQVQPDAAKRRAMILAGAELAPTGCQVEWSDDLIDENVYLTEWPQPLLGNWSSDYLELPEDVLITAMAKHERMFPVRQGQGKLAPHFLWIRNSGEEDTVRGGNQWVLNARFNDAKFFFDEDKKYDLNHFLGMTEAMLFQDKLGTVRQRAERLEGFMDATIGGENARLAGRYAKADLTTGLVGELASLQGKVGGEYARREGLAAEVCDAIGIQYVNPADAELSPLAAGLIAADQYDKLAGYLGIGVVPSGSSDPMGLRRAATYLISLGFAGHLDDLRVGLEIALKEYQKQGIAVDPAAANQALMTILEGRYQAMVDARYDILNAALTEQNMVRPARVLKAVEELTAFQASASNVETALRPVRIVNSTLEKGHTDWLAVEAITDAALNSAEGSALLAQLKQTQPGAAGIASLCPAIHAFFESTMIMDDNADTRRARLSLAKGVRDKILEIGDLTKLVIEG; translated from the coding sequence ACCGCAACACCACCAATCGCGGCCCCGCGCTCTCGAGCGCGTTTGACGCCGACGGCAATCCAACCAAGGCGCTTGAAGGCTTTTGCCGGGGGCAAGGCATTTCGCCCGCGGAGGTGCGACGCGAGGGCGATTATGTGTGGGTGGACAAGGTTGTGGCGGGTCGCCCTTCGGCCGAGGTTCTTGCCGAGGTTCTTCCCGCGAGTGTCCGTAGTTTGACCTTTGACAAGACCATGCGCTGGGGCGCTTCGCGCATGCGGTTCGCGCGCCCGATCCGCTGGATCGTCGCCGTCTTCGACGGGCAGATCGTGAACTTTGATATCGAAGGCGTCGTCAGCGGCGGCGAGTCGCGCGGCCACCGTTTCTATGCTCCGCAACCCTTTCCGGTGCGAACTGGCGGTCAGTTCATTCGCGATTTGGAAGCCCACCAGGTGCAGCCCGACGCGGCCAAGCGCCGCGCGATGATTCTGGCCGGCGCCGAGCTCGCGCCGACCGGCTGCCAGGTCGAATGGAGCGACGATCTGATCGACGAAAACGTGTACCTGACCGAATGGCCGCAGCCGCTGCTGGGCAACTGGTCGAGCGATTATCTTGAGCTCCCCGAGGACGTGCTGATCACCGCCATGGCCAAACACGAGCGCATGTTCCCGGTTCGCCAAGGGCAGGGCAAGCTCGCGCCGCACTTCCTTTGGATTCGCAATTCTGGCGAAGAGGACACCGTGCGAGGCGGCAACCAGTGGGTGCTCAATGCGCGCTTTAACGACGCCAAGTTTTTCTTTGACGAGGACAAAAAGTACGATTTGAACCACTTCCTCGGCATGACCGAAGCCATGCTCTTTCAGGACAAGCTCGGCACCGTGCGTCAGCGCGCTGAGCGTCTCGAAGGCTTCATGGATGCCACCATCGGCGGCGAAAATGCCCGCTTAGCCGGACGCTACGCGAAGGCCGACCTCACGACCGGATTAGTCGGTGAACTCGCCTCTCTGCAAGGCAAGGTCGGTGGCGAATATGCTCGCCGCGAGGGCCTGGCCGCCGAGGTTTGCGACGCCATTGGCATACAATATGTGAACCCGGCCGATGCCGAACTCTCCCCGCTGGCCGCGGGCCTCATTGCCGCTGACCAATACGACAAACTCGCCGGATACCTGGGCATCGGCGTGGTTCCGAGCGGCTCCAGCGACCCGATGGGTCTGCGCCGCGCGGCGACGTATCTGATTTCTCTGGGCTTCGCCGGGCACCTGGACGACCTCCGCGTCGGCCTTGAGATCGCGCTTAAGGAGTACCAAAAGCAAGGCATCGCGGTGGATCCGGCCGCCGCAAACCAGGCGCTCATGACGATTCTGGAAGGGCGATATCAGGCGATGGTGGATGCCCGCTACGACATTCTGAACGCCGCCCTAACCGAACAAAACATGGTGCGCCCGGCTCGCGTGCTCAAGGCGGTGGAAGAACTCACCGCGTTCCAAGCGAGCGCAAGTAATGTTGAGACCGCGCTCCGGCCTGTTCGGATCGTGAATTCGACTTTGGAAAAGGGCCACACCGACTGGCTCGCGGTGGAAGCTATTACCGACGCGGCACTCAACTCCGCCGAGGGCTCGGCGCTCCTCGCCCAGCTGAAGCAAACCCAACCCGGCGCCGCGGGAATCGCCTCCCTCTGCCCGGCGATTCACGCCTTCTTCGAGTCGACGATGATCATGGACGACAACGCAGACACACGCCGCGCCCGACTCAGCCTGGCCAAGGGTGTCCGCGACAAAATCCTCGAGATCGGCGATCTGACGAAGCTCGTCATCGAAGGCTAA
- a CDS encoding acyl-CoA/acyl-ACP dehydrogenase, with product MTTTLEVARHVLREDIRPRAELIDQSTVDLREAFDTLGQHGLMALRAPASLGGPAWSDADFREFQLEVARASGTLAFLQTQQQRAVAMISKMAPPEVAERMLLGTSTNNRTIGIAFSQLRKDGQPALTATPDGDGYRVNGKMPWITGLGFFEHILIGATLPDGRTLFARTPFAPSANLSLSEPMQLAAMGTALTVSGVARDLPIPASEVVSIEAGDWIHQNDRLNVTLQATFALGCSRAAIDLLAKTEVENAFLSKWHELVELVNQQGLPMAEKLAIRATAIEFMGRAAHAALIASGGRGIALSHSAQRIAREAFVFSVSAITPDVQSAALRTIANNLNLAESPNTLNANKIRA from the coding sequence GTGACCACCACCCTCGAAGTTGCGAGGCACGTTTTGCGCGAGGACATCCGTCCTCGCGCCGAACTTATTGACCAAAGTACCGTTGACCTCCGCGAGGCGTTTGACACGCTCGGCCAGCACGGCCTCATGGCGTTGCGCGCCCCCGCATCGCTCGGCGGCCCAGCGTGGAGCGACGCCGATTTCCGCGAGTTTCAACTCGAAGTGGCTCGCGCCAGCGGGACTCTCGCCTTCCTGCAAACTCAACAGCAGCGCGCGGTCGCGATGATCAGCAAGATGGCTCCGCCCGAAGTCGCCGAGCGGATGCTCTTGGGCACAAGCACCAACAACCGAACGATCGGGATTGCGTTTAGTCAGCTGCGCAAGGATGGGCAACCCGCCCTCACCGCGACGCCGGACGGCGATGGCTACCGAGTCAACGGCAAAATGCCCTGGATCACGGGGCTCGGCTTTTTTGAGCACATTCTGATCGGCGCAACCTTGCCCGATGGCCGCACGCTGTTCGCCCGGACGCCGTTTGCCCCAAGCGCAAACCTTTCCCTCAGTGAGCCGATGCAGCTGGCGGCGATGGGCACCGCGCTCACGGTCTCGGGCGTTGCTCGCGACTTGCCAATTCCGGCGAGCGAGGTCGTGAGCATCGAGGCGGGCGACTGGATTCACCAGAACGATCGGCTGAACGTCACCCTCCAGGCCACCTTTGCGCTCGGCTGTTCGCGGGCGGCGATTGACTTGCTCGCGAAGACGGAAGTCGAGAACGCATTCCTCAGCAAGTGGCACGAACTCGTGGAGTTGGTCAATCAGCAAGGATTGCCCATGGCCGAGAAGCTCGCCATCCGCGCCACCGCGATCGAATTCATGGGCCGCGCCGCCCACGCCGCGCTCATCGCGAGCGGCGGTCGCGGCATCGCGCTCAGCCATTCCGCGCAGCGCATCGCCCGCGAAGCGTTCGTGTTTAGCGTGTCGGCGATCACGCCGGATGTTCAGTCGGCAGCCCTGCGGACCATCGCGAACAACCTCAATCTTGCCGAAAGTCCTAACACTTTGAACGCAAATAAAATTCGGGCGTAA
- a CDS encoding CPBP family intramembrane metalloprotease, translating to MTHSESLAIRAKQAGTLLNLQEEPVIEPVNPAVRSLSWATFWLMIVLMASSGLAMYLNPAATPTPELARELLQRKLQAEPLSPTAAATYQRDILTGPDALQPDRLALLGPVVADTGAEIPVKVRLSLPKKPLGIPKELYLRIFSPRTKPLKLTAQETQALTRLGGWGAVALRKAASGASPPVTVNPYAVLCVPLLFMILGAAALINYISNLHSRLKPRELPLPLAWKPESEREQLALVQRFVLVCLSFIAASFIGVFALPLVILAMSMPISGFNIPWKRIFGWGERNPLIWGPYSYLGAMPLLIIGVILSTLISQFLPGGSHELTDSLAKDPSGLALAFFSAVIMAPLIEEVLFRAILLPLFSNLFGRIRYGIIASSAIFAVVHMQGPPVWPVLFVLAATCSVAYVQSRSLWASIFVHMIHNSIILLVVVFG from the coding sequence TTGACGCACAGCGAGTCGCTGGCGATACGCGCAAAGCAGGCGGGTACGCTTCTCAACTTGCAAGAAGAGCCGGTCATCGAACCCGTTAACCCCGCCGTGCGCTCGCTGAGCTGGGCCACTTTTTGGCTGATGATCGTGCTAATGGCCTCCAGCGGGTTGGCGATGTATCTGAACCCGGCGGCGACTCCGACGCCCGAGTTAGCCCGCGAGCTCCTGCAGCGGAAATTGCAAGCCGAACCTCTTTCGCCGACCGCGGCCGCCACGTATCAACGGGATATCTTGACCGGCCCCGACGCGTTGCAACCGGATCGGTTGGCCCTGCTCGGGCCCGTGGTCGCGGATACCGGGGCGGAGATCCCGGTAAAGGTGCGCCTCAGTTTGCCAAAGAAGCCGCTCGGCATTCCCAAAGAGCTGTATCTTCGCATCTTCAGCCCTCGAACCAAACCTCTGAAGCTCACGGCCCAGGAAACCCAAGCGCTCACCCGACTTGGTGGCTGGGGGGCCGTGGCACTTCGGAAGGCCGCGAGCGGCGCCTCACCACCGGTGACCGTCAATCCTTACGCCGTCCTTTGTGTGCCCCTCCTTTTCATGATCTTGGGTGCGGCCGCGCTGATCAACTACATTTCGAACTTACACTCGCGGTTGAAACCTAGGGAACTGCCGCTTCCCCTCGCCTGGAAACCCGAGTCCGAACGCGAGCAACTCGCGCTGGTCCAGCGATTCGTCCTGGTTTGCTTAAGCTTTATCGCCGCCTCATTCATCGGAGTATTCGCCCTACCGCTGGTGATCCTTGCCATGAGCATGCCGATTAGCGGGTTCAACATTCCTTGGAAGCGCATCTTCGGCTGGGGCGAGCGCAATCCGCTTATCTGGGGGCCCTACAGCTATCTCGGGGCGATGCCGTTGCTGATTATCGGGGTCATCCTCTCGACCTTGATCTCTCAGTTTCTGCCGGGTGGTTCGCACGAACTCACCGACTCTCTCGCCAAGGACCCTTCCGGTCTGGCGCTGGCATTTTTCTCCGCCGTGATCATGGCGCCGCTCATCGAGGAGGTGCTGTTCCGCGCGATCCTTCTGCCTCTCTTTAGCAACCTCTTTGGGCGGATCCGGTACGGCATCATTGCCTCTTCGGCGATCTTTGCGGTGGTGCACATGCAGGGGCCGCCGGTGTGGCCGGTCCTCTTCGTCCTCGCCGCCACCTGCAGCGTGGCCTACGTGCAGTCGCGAAGCTTGTGGGCATCAATCTTCGTCCACATGATCCACAATTCAATCATCCTACTGGTTGTTGTCTTCGGTTAA